In one window of Nitrobacter hamburgensis X14 DNA:
- a CDS encoding transposase translates to MPNIPPKANRKWKNCFSPFLYRNRNAIERMFCRLKDFRRIATRYDRNAANFLAAVCIVATVTYWL, encoded by the coding sequence ATGCCGAACATCCCGCCAAAGGCAAATCGCAAATGGAAGAACTGCTTTTCGCCGTTTCTCTATCGCAACCGGAACGCCATCGAGCGCATGTTCTGCCGGCTGAAAGACTTCCGCCGCATCGCAACCCGCTATGATCGAAATGCCGCGAACTTTCTCGCTGCTGTCTGCATCGTAGCAACCGTCACCTACTGGTTATGA
- a CDS encoding response regulator — protein sequence MTDRTAKRILIVEDEFLVALHLEDALTGMGHQIVGPCTRIQAAMVVARERSIDFAILDINVAGTPSFPVADILRQRSIPFVFASGYGLEGLVDGYRNEIALRKPYDLEELRGAIIRIFPELSH from the coding sequence ATGACCGATCGGACGGCAAAACGCATCCTGATCGTCGAGGATGAGTTTCTGGTTGCTTTGCATCTTGAAGATGCGCTGACCGGTATGGGACATCAGATCGTCGGACCTTGCACCCGCATTCAGGCTGCGATGGTGGTCGCCCGCGAAAGAAGCATCGACTTCGCGATCCTCGACATCAATGTGGCGGGCACGCCATCCTTTCCCGTTGCGGACATCCTGCGCCAGCGCAGCATCCCCTTTGTGTTCGCCAGCGGATATGGTCTTGAAGGTCTTGTCGATGGATATCGCAACGAGATCGCGTTACGGAAACCTTACGATCTCGAAGAACTCAGGGGCGCTATCATCCGAATCTTTCCGGAACTCAGCCATTGA
- a CDS encoding IS5/IS1182 family transposase: MNRDQFWLTDVQFSKIEPHLPTDTRGKARVDDRRVISGIVQVLKSGGRWVDASFDYGPRKTLYNRFVRWAEKGVWTDVFHALARAGGPPAQVLIDSSAVKAHRSAAGGKGGNEIRPSVARAAVARRKSTR; the protein is encoded by the coding sequence ATGAATCGCGATCAGTTCTGGCTGACAGACGTGCAGTTTTCGAAGATTGAACCCCACCTGCCGACCGATACGCGCGGCAAAGCGCGCGTTGATGATCGGCGTGTGATCAGCGGTATCGTTCAAGTGCTGAAGTCGGGCGGCCGCTGGGTCGATGCATCGTTCGACTACGGGCCGAGGAAGACGCTCTATAATCGCTTTGTTCGGTGGGCGGAAAAGGGTGTGTGGACGGACGTTTTCCACGCGCTCGCGCGGGCCGGTGGACCGCCAGCGCAGGTTTTGATTGATAGTTCAGCCGTCAAAGCGCACCGCTCGGCTGCGGGAGGAAAAGGGGGGAACGAAATCAGGCCATCGGTCGCTCGCGCGGCGGTCGCACGACGAAAATCCACGCGCTGA
- a CDS encoding sensor histidine kinase — MLVDITERKRAEVLAEQFAAIVRSSDDAIISKDLDGIIASWNKGAQRLFGYTAEEIVGKSIMTLIPPDRHGEEAEILGRIRAGDHIEHYETIRQRKDGSQVWASLTISPLKDSRGRVFGASKIARDMTERRRADEHRTILMGELNHRVKNTLAVIQSIASQTLGHAATIEDAREAFGSRLINLAKAHDVLTRENWTGANLAEIVSDTVKPHASSQGRFRIEGPNIHLAPSPTLAIAMALHELCTNAAKYGALSNEEGYVVIAWTLPDKGDGRHWMLQWKEKDGPKVVPPDRQGFGSLMIERVLAAELGGKVHVAYESSGLVCTIDAPMPAGHHGMGGLDDRSDGKTHPDRRG, encoded by the coding sequence ATGCTGGTGGACATCACCGAGCGCAAGCGCGCCGAGGTGCTTGCGGAGCAGTTCGCCGCGATCGTCCGATCTTCGGACGACGCGATCATTAGCAAGGATCTCGACGGTATCATCGCCAGTTGGAACAAGGGTGCACAACGCCTGTTCGGTTATACGGCCGAGGAAATCGTCGGCAAATCTATCATGACGCTGATCCCGCCGGATCGCCACGGCGAAGAGGCCGAGATACTCGGCCGCATTCGAGCCGGCGATCACATCGAACACTACGAAACCATCCGTCAGCGCAAGGACGGCAGTCAGGTTTGGGCGTCATTGACCATTTCGCCGCTCAAGGACTCCCGGGGAAGAGTGTTCGGAGCGTCCAAGATCGCGCGAGACATGACCGAGCGGCGGCGCGCGGACGAGCATCGGACCATTCTGATGGGCGAACTCAACCATCGCGTCAAGAATACGCTGGCGGTCATCCAATCGATTGCGTCCCAGACACTCGGTCACGCCGCAACGATCGAGGACGCACGCGAGGCGTTCGGATCGCGGCTGATCAATCTCGCGAAGGCGCACGATGTTCTGACGCGGGAGAACTGGACCGGGGCGAACCTCGCGGAGATCGTCTCCGACACGGTCAAGCCGCATGCCAGCAGCCAAGGTCGTTTCCGGATCGAAGGTCCGAATATTCATCTTGCGCCGAGTCCGACGCTTGCGATTGCCATGGCGCTGCACGAATTGTGCACCAATGCCGCCAAGTACGGCGCGCTGTCGAACGAAGAGGGCTACGTCGTCATTGCCTGGACCCTTCCAGATAAAGGCGACGGTCGCCACTGGATGTTGCAGTGGAAAGAGAAGGACGGCCCGAAAGTTGTGCCGCCCGATCGTCAAGGCTTTGGCTCCCTCATGATCGAGCGCGTGTTGGCGGCGGAACTTGGCGGCAAAGTCCACGTTGCCTATGAGTCCTCCGGCCTTGTTTGCACGATCGATGCACCGATGCCCGCCGGACACCATGGCATGGGTGGACTTGATGACCGATCGGACGGCAAAACGCATCCTGATCGTCGAGGATGA
- a CDS encoding CsbD family protein: MDWNRVEGNWKQIKGKVKEQWGKLSDDDLDQIAGKREQLEGKLQQRYGYQKDQIKKEVDDWYGTQSWPD; the protein is encoded by the coding sequence ATGGACTGGAACCGTGTCGAAGGAAACTGGAAGCAGATCAAGGGCAAGGTGAAGGAGCAGTGGGGCAAGCTCTCCGACGATGACCTCGATCAGATCGCTGGGAAGCGTGAGCAGCTCGAAGGTAAACTGCAGCAGCGGTACGGCTACCAGAAAGATCAGATCAAGAAAGAAGTTGATGACTGGTACGGCACCCAATCATGGCCCGACTAA
- a CDS encoding ferritin-like domain-containing protein, producing the protein MNRAEENLMAWLRDAHAMEEHDVTMLNSLASRTGDYPDVRARLEQHLLETRRQAEALEGCILRRGGDTSTLKDLAGKMIAFGQGMSGMFADDEIVKGAMASYAFEHMEVAAYRVLIVAAETAGDAHTKAVCERILKEELSMASDLEAHLPDLAREYLRRSQVRRSQAR; encoded by the coding sequence ATGAATCGCGCTGAAGAAAACCTCATGGCGTGGCTTCGCGACGCCCACGCAATGGAAGAACACGACGTGACCATGCTGAACAGTCTGGCAAGCCGGACCGGTGACTACCCGGATGTGAGGGCGCGGCTCGAACAGCATCTGCTCGAGACGCGGAGGCAGGCTGAAGCGCTGGAAGGATGCATTCTACGCCGGGGCGGCGACACTTCAACCTTGAAGGATCTGGCCGGTAAGATGATCGCTTTTGGCCAAGGCATGAGCGGCATGTTTGCCGACGATGAAATCGTGAAGGGCGCGATGGCGAGCTACGCGTTTGAGCACATGGAGGTTGCAGCCTACCGAGTGCTGATCGTCGCGGCCGAAACCGCCGGCGACGCGCACACGAAAGCAGTTTGCGAACGCATCTTGAAGGAAGAACTTTCGATGGCGTCCGATCTGGAAGCTCATTTGCCAGACTTGGCGCGCGAATATTTGAGGCGCTCCCAGGTGAGACGTTCCCAGGCCAGGTGA
- a CDS encoding chemotaxis protein CheB, with protein MKAESRTTERADQAGPSPTVVGIGASAGGIEALSRFFEAMPSDSGCAFVVVLHLDPDRESEMAHILAARTAMPVAQIQHGMQIDRDHVYVIAPDTDLEVRNGRLQVSKPSEARGHRHPVDVLFKSLAVDQRERAIAVVLSGTGSNGTDELKEVRAEGGMSLVQTPETAKFDGMPRSAIAADMADHVLAPEKMPETIIAYTRHGYVAAPAEPGPASPDDQATIEQVLELLRARARHDFGSYKRSTQRRRIHRRMGLRNIGTLNGYLEELRANPDEVRTLVADLMISVTGFFRDIEAWNALTVSVIDPLVAARDSGAAIRIWVPACATGEEAYSIAMLVTERAEVARKRFDLKVFATDAQEDNLRKARDGVYPAAATADFPPERLQRFFEKLDGSFQVRKELRDMVVFAQQNLLCDPPFSRLDLISCRNCLIYLEPEGQQRIVALCHFGLRQGGHLFLGNAETVGRHGDLFETVSKKWRIYRREGSTRHDLIDYPPTARRPVEPRERAEPPLVEPANASVTETARRVLLERYAPASVLIDQKGRVLYFHGATRDYLEQPPGEPTRDLLRMARNGLALKLRGAIREASEGTGSVTVDAHIRHGNTARTVAMTVVPLPASSRDSSFLLVSFAPGLPASEPVGARVLREDVADTSASEQALQDELVSTRAELRNTIEHLETANEELKASNEEATSMNEELQSTNEELETSKEELQSFNEELNTVNNQLQHKIGELEAATNDLTNLLAGSETATLFLDEKFRIRWFAPATRELFDLVAPDIGRPIAHFARKFSDENLLADAETVLNKLTVIEAEVPSDAGRWYLRRMLPYRTQDNHIAGVVVTFSDITDRKHAADAADEARIYAESIVETIRQPLLVLNGDLRVQSANRAFYDQFRVRPQNTESCLVYELGDGEWDIPRLRTLLEKVLSKDRTITDFEVEHDFRDIGRKRMLLNARKLTREGGRQALILLAIEDVTARRESERAIRQGEQHLKDLIEALPGAVYTTDAKGLITSYNPAAAELWGRAPVRRRFGTPPVRSSER; from the coding sequence GTGAAAGCAGAATCTCGCACAACCGAACGCGCAGACCAAGCGGGACCATCGCCGACCGTCGTCGGCATCGGCGCATCGGCGGGCGGCATCGAAGCGCTTAGCCGCTTCTTCGAGGCCATGCCGAGCGATAGCGGTTGCGCGTTCGTGGTCGTTTTGCATCTCGATCCGGATCGCGAAAGCGAGATGGCGCACATTCTGGCCGCCCGCACGGCGATGCCGGTCGCGCAGATCCAGCACGGAATGCAGATCGATCGCGACCACGTCTATGTGATCGCGCCCGATACCGATCTGGAGGTGCGCAACGGTCGGCTGCAGGTGTCCAAACCGTCGGAAGCCCGTGGTCACCGCCATCCGGTCGATGTGCTGTTCAAGTCGCTTGCCGTGGATCAGCGCGAACGGGCGATTGCCGTCGTGCTCTCCGGGACCGGAAGCAACGGCACCGATGAATTGAAGGAGGTCAGGGCCGAGGGCGGCATGAGCCTGGTGCAGACGCCTGAGACCGCGAAATTCGACGGCATGCCGCGAAGCGCGATCGCGGCGGATATGGCCGATCACGTTCTGGCTCCGGAAAAGATGCCGGAGACCATCATTGCCTACACGCGCCATGGTTATGTCGCCGCACCGGCCGAACCGGGACCGGCGTCGCCGGACGATCAGGCAACCATCGAACAAGTTCTGGAACTGTTGCGAGCCCGCGCCAGACACGACTTCGGCAGCTACAAGCGCAGCACGCAGCGTCGGCGCATTCACCGCCGGATGGGACTCCGAAACATCGGGACGCTGAACGGCTATCTGGAGGAGTTGCGCGCCAATCCGGATGAAGTCCGCACCCTGGTGGCGGACCTGATGATTAGTGTCACCGGGTTTTTTCGCGACATTGAGGCGTGGAATGCCCTCACCGTATCGGTGATCGACCCGCTCGTCGCGGCGCGCGATTCCGGCGCCGCGATCCGGATCTGGGTTCCGGCATGCGCCACCGGTGAGGAGGCCTATTCCATCGCCATGCTGGTGACGGAGCGGGCGGAGGTGGCCCGGAAGCGGTTCGACCTCAAGGTGTTCGCGACCGATGCCCAGGAGGATAATCTGCGCAAGGCGCGCGACGGCGTTTATCCAGCCGCCGCCACGGCCGACTTTCCGCCGGAACGTTTGCAGCGCTTCTTCGAGAAGCTCGATGGCTCCTTTCAGGTCCGCAAGGAGCTTCGCGACATGGTCGTGTTCGCGCAACAGAATCTGCTGTGCGACCCGCCGTTCTCACGGCTGGATCTCATTTCGTGCCGCAATTGCCTGATCTACCTTGAACCGGAGGGGCAACAGCGCATCGTCGCGCTTTGTCATTTCGGCTTGCGCCAGGGTGGCCATCTGTTTCTTGGCAATGCTGAAACGGTCGGGCGGCACGGCGACCTGTTCGAGACCGTGTCCAAGAAATGGCGGATCTATCGCCGGGAAGGCTCGACCCGGCACGACCTGATCGATTATCCGCCAACAGCGCGCCGACCCGTCGAGCCACGCGAGAGGGCTGAACCGCCGCTCGTCGAGCCAGCCAACGCCTCGGTGACCGAGACGGCGCGGCGCGTGCTGCTGGAGCGCTACGCCCCGGCGTCGGTGTTGATCGACCAAAAAGGCCGCGTGCTGTATTTTCACGGCGCGACGCGGGATTATCTGGAGCAGCCGCCGGGCGAGCCGACGCGGGATTTGTTGCGCATGGCCCGCAATGGCCTGGCCCTGAAACTTCGCGGCGCAATCCGAGAGGCTTCAGAGGGAACCGGCAGTGTCACGGTCGACGCCCACATCCGGCACGGCAACACGGCCCGGACTGTCGCGATGACGGTCGTGCCGCTGCCGGCGTCCTCGCGTGACAGCAGCTTTCTGCTCGTCAGTTTCGCTCCGGGCCTACCCGCATCCGAGCCGGTTGGGGCGAGGGTTCTCCGCGAGGACGTCGCCGACACGTCCGCGAGCGAGCAGGCGCTTCAGGATGAATTGGTCTCGACCCGCGCCGAATTGCGCAACACCATCGAGCATCTGGAAACCGCCAACGAGGAGTTGAAAGCGTCGAACGAAGAAGCGACCTCGATGAACGAGGAGCTTCAGTCCACCAACGAGGAACTGGAGACCTCGAAGGAGGAGCTTCAGTCGTTCAACGAAGAACTCAACACCGTCAACAATCAGCTTCAGCACAAGATCGGCGAACTGGAAGCCGCCACCAACGACCTCACCAACTTGCTGGCGGGGTCGGAAACCGCGACCTTGTTCCTCGATGAGAAATTCCGCATCAGGTGGTTCGCACCCGCGACTAGGGAGCTGTTCGATCTGGTCGCGCCCGATATCGGCCGTCCGATTGCGCATTTCGCGCGCAAATTTTCCGATGAGAACCTGCTTGCCGATGCCGAAACAGTGCTCAACAAGCTCACCGTGATCGAGGCCGAGGTGCCGAGCGATGCGGGACGCTGGTATCTACGGCGCATGCTTCCCTACCGAACGCAGGATAACCACATCGCGGGGGTCGTCGTCACGTTCAGCGACATCACCGATCGGAAACACGCCGCCGACGCCGCTGACGAAGCACGGATCTATGCCGAGAGCATCGTCGAAACGATCCGGCAGCCGTTGCTCGTTCTGAATGGAGATCTGCGGGTGCAGTCCGCCAATCGCGCCTTCTATGACCAGTTTCGTGTTCGACCGCAGAACACCGAGAGTTGCCTTGTTTATGAACTCGGCGACGGGGAGTGGGACATCCCGCGACTGCGAACGCTTCTGGAGAAAGTGCTGTCGAAGGACCGGACGATTACCGATTTCGAGGTCGAACACGATTTCCGCGACATTGGCCGGAAGCGCATGCTGCTCAATGCCCGCAAGCTTACGCGGGAAGGCGGCCGTCAGGCTCTGATCCTGCTGGCCATCGAGGACGTCACCGCCCGCAGGGAGAGCGAGCGCGCGATCCGGCAAGGCGAACAGCATCTGAAAGACCTGATCGAAGCGTTGCCGGGCGCGGTCTACACAACGGATGCTAAAGGATTGATCACCTCTTACAACCCCGCCGCTGCCGAGCTATGGGGCCGCGCTCCGGTCCGACGCCGCTTCGGGACGCCTCCGGTGCGGTCATCGGAGCGGTGA